A stretch of Aedes aegypti strain LVP_AGWG chromosome 2, AaegL5.0 Primary Assembly, whole genome shotgun sequence DNA encodes these proteins:
- the LOC5578038 gene encoding biogenesis of lysosome-related organelles complex 1 subunit 4, giving the protein MEEEQPPEDYSCYFKASNLETEILPISSSIDEILLRMEEFENLLGMVKEESSVAVQQNIPEIAAMKPEFDSLCDRLDALERFVAMVSKNLDAVERQVQIAEEELDIPDKTINVLLKSLNIFGKPKPTERQTNRNANGMYEPTKVFKTENYFGAANDGAGSSSGVDSSEEAKK; this is encoded by the exons ATGGAAGAAGAACAACCACCCGAAGACTACTCCTGCTATTTCAAAGCGTCCAATCTAGAAACAGAG ATCCTGCCAATCAGCTCCAGCATCGACGAAATACTGCTCCGGATGGAAGAGTTCGAAAACCTTCTCGGAATGGTCAAGGAGGAATCGTCAGTTGCCGTCCAGCAGAACATTCCTGAGATAGCGGCCATGAAGCCGGAGTTCGACAGTCTGTGCGACCGGTTAGATGCGCTCGAGCGCTTCGTTGCCATGGTTTCCAAGAATCTGGATGCCGTCGAGCGGCAGGTTCAGATAGCCGAGGAAGAACTGGACATTCCGGACAAGACCATCAACGTACTGCTGAAATCGTTGAACATTTTCGGGAAGCCCAAGCCAACCGAGCGACAGACGAATAGGAATGCCAACGGAATGTACGAACCGACTAAGGTCTTCAAGACGGAGAATTACTTTGGGGCTGCGAATGATGGGGCGGGTAGCAGTTCCGGGGTGGACAGTTCCGAAGAGgccaaaaagtga
- the LOC5563743 gene encoding solute carrier family 35 member C2, with protein sequence MTNIKYERVKQTIDHEPQNDEIELESETQVRRHGMGSSKSHQYVVANSRAVVGGVTAKRKTFTQTIIVTLLLILCYFTLSIGLTFYQRRLLQELKFPLSVVLYHLCIKLVMSAVVRAILRCATKKKRILLDWRTSVRKILPTGLASGIDIGFSNWGLELVQISLYTMTKSTTIVFILIFAILLKLEKKSWSLAAIVVMISGGLFLFTYKSTHFDALGFSFLLFASLSSGIRWSFAQLIMQKSKLGLHNPIDMIFHMQPWMILAVLPFTIGFEGKRILDGLDVVMQTDSSVIMDMWLKISVGAFIAFAMEVSEFLVLCSTSSLTLSVAGIFKEICQLVLAVELYGDQLSLINVLGLVMCLGGICCHVVHKFWTYTEEQQTIDTYSGYDDDEDESSVVGQNGLSSPKYNSKFDLTTTARFNKAGAQQRPLLVNENRDAEDSDHLVVNNRNYVSDDSDQGEHETQDVLFDILKRRER encoded by the exons ATGACCAACATCAAGTATGAACGGGTCAAGCAAACCATCGATCACGAGCCCCAAAACGACGAAATCGAACTGGAAAGTGAGACTCAAGTGCGCCGCCACGGGATGGGCAGCTCCAAGAGCCACCAGTACGTAGTGGCCAACAGTCGGGCAGTAGTAGGTGGAGTCACGGCCAAGCGAAAAACCTTCACCCAAACCATCATAGTGACACTACTCCTGATCCTGTGCTACTTCACGTTGTCCATTGGGCTGACCTTTTACCAGCGGCGACTGCTGCAGGAACTCAAGTTCCCCTTGTCGGTGGTGCTGTACCACCTCTGCATTAAACTAGTCATGTCCGCGGTGGTACGGGCAATCCTACGCTGTGCCACCAAGAAGAAACGTATCCTATTGGACTGGAGAACGTCTGTGCGGAAAATCCTGCCCACCGGGTTGGCCAGTGGAATCGACATTGGGTTCTCCAACTGGGGACTGGAACTGGTGCAGATATCATT GTACACAATGACCAAGTCCACCACGATCGTATTCATTCTGATTTTTGCCATTTTGCTGAAGCTGGAAAAGAAG AGTTGGTCCCTGGCGGCCATCGTGGTGATGATCTCCGGCGGATTGTTCCTCTTCACGTACAAATCGACCCACTTCGACGCGTTGGGATTCTCATTTCTGCTGTTTGCCTCGCTGTCCAGTGGAATCCGATGGTCGTTCGCTCAGCTCATCATGCAAAAGTCCAAGCTGGGTCTGCATAATCCAATTGATATGATCTTCCACATGCAACCGTGGATGATTCTGGCCGTGCTTCCTTTCACGATTGGTTTCGAAG gaaAACGCATACTGGATGGTTTAGACGTCGTAATGCAGACAGATTCTTCGGTGATAATGGACATGTGGCTTAAAATATCGGTTGGTGCGTTTATCGCATTCGCCATGGAAGTCAGTGAGTTCTTAGTACTGTGTAGCACTTCCAGTTTGACATTATCAGTTGCAGGAATATTCAAG GAAATCTGCCAGCTGGTCCTGGCGGTGGAACTGTACGGCGATCAGCTCAGTCTGATCAACGTTCTTGGTCTGGTGATGTGTCTCGGAGGTATCTGCTGCCACGTGGTACACAAGTTCTGGACCTACACCGAAGAGCAACAGACGATCGATACATACAGCGGTTACGATGACGACGAAGACGAGTCCAGCGTGGTTGGCCAGAATGGCCTCTCATCGCCCAAGTACAACTCTAAGTTCGATCTGACTACCACAGCACGCTTCAACAAGGCCGGCGCACAACAGCGACCTCTGCTGGTGAACGAGAACCGCGACGCAGAGGATTCGGACCACCTGGTGGTGAACAACCGGAACTACGTCTCCGACGATAGCGATCAGGGTGAACACGAAACTCAGGACGTTCTGTTTGATATACTGAAGAGACGCGAGCGATAA